From Brachionichthys hirsutus isolate HB-005 unplaced genomic scaffold, CSIRO-AGI_Bhir_v1 contig_1488, whole genome shotgun sequence:
CACTACGGTCAGTGTCAGGTTTCAGAACGCCTCCGAGTTCCCAGAGATgaacctgcatgtttttagcCATTCCCTCTCTGAGGACGTGCCAGTCGGGACATTAGTGGCGGCTGCCTCTGCAGTAAGCACAAGAGCCGAACCTGTCGCTTTTTACCTGGCTTCTGGAAACTCTGAAGACTCGTTTCATGTGGGGCAGTCGAGTGGGACACTGAGCGTAGCAAACGCTTTAGATCATGAGAGCAAAAGGGAGTTTACTTTGTTGATGGAAGCCAGAGACGCTGGATCACCTCCTTTCTCGTCATTCGCTGAAATTCACATAAACGTCAGTGACGTTAATGATAATTATCCTCAGTTCACCCAAGCTGAGTACAGGTGCCAGGTTTACGAGAACGCCCCCTCGCCATGGGTCTGTGACGTTCTCGCCATTGACGCTGACTCGGGCAGCTATGGCAGAGTGCAGTACAGCATCACAGAAGGAAACACTGAGCACTTTTTCACAATTAACCCTGAAAGCGGCTTATTGAGTGCGATTGTAAGTTTAGACAGAGAAAGCGTCCCCGAATTCAGTTTAACGGTTGCAGCTGCAGATCTGCACAGCCCTCTCCGTAGAGACAGAGCAAACGTCATCATCGGGGTTTTAGACCAAAACGACAACGCTCCTCGATTTTCACAAATTTTTCTCGCAGTGGTTTTTGAGGATTCCCGTGTTGGACAAATAATTTTACAAGTGACTGCAACTGATGAAGACACAGGTGTAAATGCAGTAATTAATTACGCCATATTTCACCAAAGCGATGTTATGCCCTTTGGCATCGACATCGCCACTGGCGACATCACCATTGATAAGCCTCTGGACAGGGAAAAACAGGATCTGTATATCTTGAAAGTGACTGCGAATGATTCTGCATGGAGCATTGGCACTGATGTCACGATAGTAATTTCAGACATCAATGACAACAGGCCGGTATTTTCGGATCATTTTTACAATGTTGCTCTTCCtgaaagcaaagacgaggagGCGTTTGTAACGCAGGTTCTCGCTACGGACGCAGACGTTGGACAAAACGGTGAGATTTTATACGTTATTGAACCTCCAAATGAGCAGTTTTGGGTGAACGCTTCATCTGGTGAAATTTATACAAGGCGACCACTGACGTTATATAATTCTGCTTTTGAAATCTTCCAATTTACAGTTAAGGCGTCTGATTGTGGCAATATTCCTCTGCACAGCAGTGCCACCATCACAGTGAGGCTAGACCCGTGCAACTACCACCCACCGATGTTTTTACCTTTTCATGCTTCGATCGTTATGCCGTATTACATGACTGTTGGCACTTTGGTGCTCCAGTTAACGGCGATAGATCAGGATGTCAAGAATAGTAGCGTCGGCATTGAGTACGTCTCGAATGGAGGCAATGCTTCTGAGTACTTCTGGATCCAAGCAGACAATGGCAAATTGACGCTGCGTAAAAGTGTGGAAGCGAGCATAAATTCATTTCTCACTTTATTTGTAAAGGCCTCGGATCAGGGCTCCCCGCCGTTGTCTTCGCAGATTGAAATCACATTTGAAATTACTGGAAGGAATCAATTTTCTCCAACCTTCAGAGAGCCACATGTTACTTTCTCTGTCCCCGAGGACTTGGTGGTTGAATCAGTTGTAGCGAGAATTCAAGCAGAAGATGGGGATTATGGTCCCAATGGGGCCGTCATGTTCTGCATTAGCCCTGAAACGCAATATGTACCCTTTGCTGTAGGAGAAGCCTCAGGGCTGCTGACACTGATCAGGGAGCTTGACTTTGAAACAGAAAGTGTTTACCATCTTCAAATCAAAGCCGTGGACGGCGGCTGGGTGCCGAAGACGAGCGTGTTAAATGTTACACTGGTAGTCctggatgtgaatgacaacccTCCAGTCTTTCCATTCTCAGAGTATACCGTTTCATTGCCTGAAAACTCAGCAATAAGGACAAATGTCCTCACTGTTCAGGCTACTGATTCTGATTCAGGAGCAAATGCACAAATATATTACTCTCTAGTTGCTGGCCATGTGGGCGAGTTTGCAATCGGGTCAACGAATGGGACTATTACCACTTTGAGTTCCTTTGATTATGAGCAGGAACAGATCTTTGATATCACAGTCAAAGCTTCAAACGTCGGAGGTCATGCTTTTAGTTTGGCACATGTTGTCGTCCAAATCGCAGACGTTGACGAGTTCACGCCTGCATTCGGGGAGAAGCTCTTTAACTTTTCCGTTTTCAAAAATGTCCCTGTTGGAACTGGGATTGGAAAAGTGACGGCTGCAGATGATGACCGAGGCTCGGAGGGGCAGGTGTTCTACCTGATGTTTGGACAAAATAAAGATGCGGGCTTTGGAATCAACAAACTCTCCGGAGAAATATACACTACTGGCAACTTGAGGAAGCAAGGAAACCGAGACATAGTTCTAAAGGTTCTAGCTAAGAACTCTGGTATTATTACTGGCATGGATGTAGACGAAGCTCTAGTCCACATCAGAGTGATCGACACCAACGATGCGCCCGTCTTCACATCTGGAATCCTTTTTGCTCAGCTAACAGAAGACAGCCCCATCGGGACACCAGTGATGACTGTGAGTGCTCGGGATCAGGACTCCGTCTTGAACTGGAATCGTGTCTTCTACGGTTTGGAAAATGGGAACATGAATTCGTCGTTTACCGTCCACAGGTCCAGCGGTGTCATTTCAGTAAACGCTTCACTTGACAGAGAACTTTGTCCACTTTATAATCTTACTGTCGTGGCCACTGATAATGGATCTCCGCCAGCCACCGGAACTACCAATGTCATTGTGACTATTGATGATGTGAATGACAATGCTCCCACGCTCGCACCCACTGAAGCTGGGGTGAAGGAAAATCAGCCTCAAGGTACAATAGCAGCCAAGTTGATTGCATTGGATTCTGACTCGCCACCAAACCAGGGACCTTTCACCTACTGGTTGGTCCATCCCTCAACAGCCTTTTCTTTGACTCCTGACGGAGTGTTATTCACCACAAGGACCATCGATCGGGAAATCGTCTCTGCATACCAAGTCTTGGTGGCCGTTAAGGATGCAGGAATTCCCCCGCTGTCATCAACAGGAACAATTTCCATCAACATCGCGGATGAAAATGACAACCCTTCATTGCCGAGAAATATCTTCATTGAGGTGAAATATTTTGGCAGTTATTTCCAAGGAGGCAACATCGGCAACGTCCATCCCGAGGATAAAGATGAGGCCGATCAATTCAACTGCGCCATCAGGAGTGGATCGCTTCACATGTTTTCAGTAGCTAATGGCACATGCGAGCTGTGGTCGTCTCCTTTTCAAGGCGAGGCGACGTTTAACATCACAATTGAAGCTACGGACCGTCTTCACTCCCCGGTTAATAACAGTATCCACGTGAAATACAAAGGCTTCACAAAGGCTTCCATAGCCGGCTGCATATTCTTCTACGTGTCGTCAACCTCGATGGAAGCATTTTTGTCTCATCAGTATTTGCGATTTGTGAAAGCTTTGGACAGCCTGTTCAACCTCCAGGCCTCCAAGACTCATGTATTTGGTATTAAACATTTCAGCAGTGAAATCCTTCTATTGGCTGCAGTGAAAAATTACAACGGTCAATACCTTAGCAGGGAAGTAGCCAGCCGTATCTCTGCTGGCCATAAGAAACTACTGGAGGGTCAGAGCAACGCGACAATCTCTCGCATCGCCAGTGATCCGTGTCGCGTCCGTCCTTGCCGAAATGGGGCGACGTGCAGCGAAAACATTCgcatcagacaggaagtcactgTCCTGGAGAGCACGGCTGTCATATTTGTGTCACCGCAGAAAGAGGTCTTTAACTGTACCTGCCTGGCTGGCTTCAGCGGCACGCTGTGTGAAGACGATATAGATGAATGTGAGGCGAATCCCTGCGACAACGAAGGCGTTTGCGTGAATACTCCAGGAAGTTTCCACTGTCACTGTCTGGGTGGCTTTTCTGGCTTGATTTGCTCTGCTGATAGAGACGAATGCCTGAAGCTGATGTGCCAAAATGGAGGaatgtgtgttcacacacagaGTGGATATCGATGCCGATGCGATCCTGGGTTTGAAGGTAGATTTTTGGTATATTGAAAGTGACTTTTATTCCGTTTAATCAGATTCCTGTCTGTGAAGTTGgactttgtttgcttttcctaGGAGACACGTGTGAACAGCTTGTTAACCACTGTCGATCAACACCCTGTGTTCAGGGCAGCTGCATCAGTTCACAGACAGGATTCTACTGTCAGTGTCCTTTTGGTGAGGATATGTTACGACACTCACTCTCTGTTAAAGGCAACCTACATCCAGCCAGACCTGAATAAAAGTCAACAGAAATAAATTGCTGAGAAATAAATTGTGGCCATATTTTACTGTCAGAATTCAGAGTTGGATCGATCGTCTTCTCGAGCTTTCCATGCAAAAGCAAAGATATTATATTTAGTGTCTCTTTTAATGTCATGAATAACCCACATGTTTCTAGGCCAAACCTGGAAACAGCTGGCTTGTTattaaaatatgtgtttttttcaGGGGTTTCTGGAGTCCGCTGTGAGGACAACAGTTATGGCTTTGAGGAGCTGTCCTTCTTGGAGTTTCCCCCACTGGATCGTAGGACTAATTTAATCTCCCTTGAGTTTGCAACTGTGCAAAGGAACTCCCTGCTCCTGTACAACCCTGGAGGACCTTCCACCAGAGAGTTCTTTGCCCTGGAGATACTGGATGGGGCTGTCCATCTCACGTATGACCTTGGCTCAGGACCTGTGAGgctgcagacaaacaagcaaGTGACAGATGGATATTTTCACAGTGTCACAGCCAGGAGGATTGGCAACGTGAGTTTGAAGTACATTTGAAGTACACACAGTGAAGCAGATGGAATTTATATGCAAGCAGTGCACCTGAAAACCCTCATGCAGTGCTGTTTGTACTTAACAGATGGGTTCATTACTTGTGGACACCTGCACAGATGTTGAGAAAaatggcttttgtttttctcagagtGACGGCAGAACTTTAGACAGGTGACTGTCAAACTGACTGCTTCATTTATATGCATGTCCTTTTGATTATACGCTTTGGTGAGTCCAtctctctgccttcctctccAACCAGGACACTAGATGTTGGTAGTAATGTGACTTTTGGAGGACTGAGGACTTTTGAAAGTATTTTACTGCATCCCGTTCAGGTAAAAACTCACGACTTTGTTGGATGTATTCGCAACATTCACGTGAACGGTGTCTTGCTGAGACCTTTGATGGCCCTTGAATCGTACAACGTCCTTGATAGGTAAACATGGACTATTAACTTTAGCGATATGATCATAATCTCATATTCTGATGGCACAGTTGTCCCAACCGTTGTCTTTCATTTGAGTAAAATGGAAGCCTTTATTATATGTTATCCCCCCTCTCCCCCATAACTAAGTTGTAGTCCTTCCTCTACTGATTCCATCAAATGAATGcataaaaatacatctttaaaaaaaaaaagaaatctcaaaCTTACCTTTTTAACTTTAacagaacatgtgtttttctaatatttttatttaaaggtgTCCAAGAGAGACATCATCACCATGTTACAGAAACCCATGTAAGAACAGTGGCACCTGCCATGACCTTTGGTCTGACTATTTCTGTGAGTGCAAAAGCTCCTTTATGGGACGCAACTGTGCCAAAggtaaatattttaatacaCAGATATTTCATCCCTTCCCCTAAGTATTTCAAAGCAGCATCATTGGTTGGTGCATCTGGAAAACCTCTTCAGTGTAGCAAGGATACCAGCTAGTAATACCAGCAACAGCTATTACACTGTGCGGTTGTTATTAACATCACAACAACTTGTTTTACCTTCAAGTgatgatacattttattttcaatttattcTCTTGAATTAGCAAAACATTTTCAATTCTGCTCACTGAAccgttaaaacaaaaaaaatattttccagtcGAACCTAATTAACCAaaattctctttttctttttctttttttgtatagcGATGTCAGAGGAGCTTGTGTTGCGATTTAATGGGAACAATTACATTGAGTTTTTCATCAAGGAGCAATTCAAGAGAGACTACCAGCTAAAAGTTTTTCTGGATGAAGAAAAAGTCCAAAATAACGGAGACCAAACGGGAATTAGCATCAAATTCAGAACCCGGGACAATGGAGTGTTGATGGTTGTTGTTGGACAGACAGGATATATTATGCTGAAGGTAGTTATGAAATGCTGTTATCCTGATATTTACTCAACCTGATTGTATATTTAAAGcattaacattgtttttttccccctctctgtaTAATTTAGATAAAAGACAGCAAGCCAGTTTACATTTGCAAAGACAACCTGTCTGGAATCTTGTCAGAGTTCACCGTGGACTCTCCGGTAGCTGACGGGCGCTGGcatgtcctcttcctctccagcaaCGCACAGGAGACTTTTCTGTTTCTGGATGGCAAGCCAGTCCTGAACATCACTGACCAGAATATGGATATCACTCCTGTTCATGTGGAAAAGCTTATCGTTGGGTCAGCTCTGACAGATGAATCAAAGCTTCAACAGCCAGGTAAACTCCTTCTTATCCTATTTCCCACCTGCAATGAGGTTCTTAAAGGAGAAATATACATTTTGAGCCCCACAAATTCAAACCAGTCTTCCAAGATAcacctgtttaaaaaaaacaaaaaaaaacaatctgattcGGTTCAAGACCTCCCGCAgaccaaaaaaacaagagacaatcaaaGTAGTAAATGTCGTTCTCTAAGTAGATCAGTCTGAATACAACCTGCATGCGTAACTTTACATCAAATGGCCGTATTATACTGTCTCCTCTCTGTTTATGACAGGATTCACAGGATGCTTGCAGTATTTAAATGTGACTGGTTACTCTCTGCCTGCCACACTCAGCATGATGGTGGATGTCTGGCCGAGCTCAACCCTTCAGCAGTCGAGCTGCAGCTCTCCAGACGTCTGCCTCCCTTCACCCTGCTCCGACGGTTCCACACGCCAGGTGGGCTGCCTCTCTGAAAGCTGTCTCCACCGGTGGAGGTGTGGAACCGCCGTGCAGAACAGGTCCTGCATCTGTTTGCACAACGTCTCTAACCATGCCTGTGACATCTGCATCTCTGCGTCCGAGACCCACGGTCGATGCCCTGAGGCACTGGGCAGCACACGTTTGTGGCTCATCGCTGTGATTGTTCCACTAATCTCCACGCTGGTGATTTTAGGAACGCTCGCGGCCCTTTACAGAAGAAGGCGGCAGAATACAAAGCGTCAGCGTGATGGCTCGTCAAAAGCAAAGCAAGGGACAGACGATGCAGCATTTTGCTTTGACGACGGCAAAAAAGTCACATGTGTTACATCTTCTGGGAAAGAGAAGCAACTTGACCCAAAGAGTGTTGACGAGCAGAGATTAAGCGGTGCGTTTTCCTGTGGCGAGTGTCTGTCCAATGTTCGGCCAGCACCGAGCAGTGAGCTGGAGTACgatgaaaacagcagcaactCCAGTACAGTCTGTTCAGACTCTGCCTCTGTGCAGCTCAGTTGGCACAAAGGATTTTACAACCCAAAGTGCTCTAAAGCCGAACCGAAACGGTGGAGAGATGTAAGGATGCTTTTTGGACTTCACAAAGAAGCTTCCAGTGGCGACAGAGAAAAAAGGCTGACGACGCCTCTGACTGTGGCTTCTCTGAACAAGCAGTTATTGGCTAGGCTTGATGCAAAacactcccagcatgcattgcctGGCTACAGGAAGAGTGTTCTGCAGACGGAGTTCCTGCGGCCTGTACAATGCCTCACGTTTGAAGAAATGAGCAAAATAAACACTCCCACGGAGCGAACAGTGTCACGCCACGAATCTCAGATTACCAAACCTGCCAAGTGCCCTAAAATGATCGATGCCTCATCTGACCGTGAAGCAGACAGCACGTCAGCCAATGAGGAGGTTGGGTGTGGAAAGTTTCCAGTCATAAGCACCaggaaaaatacacatcaacagACATCAATGTCAGGATGCGGCTTCGGGCAGCAAGACATCCTGCCTGTCAGCTCATTCTTTCATCCTCCTTCAACCTGCCGGTCTAATTCAGATGAGTTTACTGACTCCTCCCAGATGTTTGAGCATTGGGAACGTACTTTAAATATGCACTTGCCTTTTACAAGCTATGCTCCTGTGTTTGAGGATATTGCATGTTTACCCAGTGAACCCAATAATTGCAATGATATTCAAAGTGACATAGAGGAAACTATTTGATGACTAAAGAAATGAACATcctgagttttattttggactCTGAGCAGAGAAGGgtttcatttctgtctaaatTAGTAAAATACATAAGGCAGAAAAGttacagtatttctttcttcctATTAGTTCATTACTTCCATTGTACAACACACAGTATGATATTTGTCAAGCAGTGGCAATTAAAATCACAAGTTCACAaccaatataaatatatcttcATTTGGATATTTGTACAATTGCCGTTTTTCAGTAGTGAAACAGATATTCAAGCAATACTCATTATTTAAtctcttttctgttttcatggcGTATTTCTTGAAAATTACGTCCAACtctgaaaattattttattaacagaatAAAGGTTTTGCCTCTATTTCAATCCGAACTgtcttcagcttttttttttattaaagtctGCTTGATGTCCTGCGTTTTGATAAAGTATATGATTGGATTTACAGCCGGAGGGAAAAGACTTTACAACAATACTAATAAAATACGAACGTCCAGACTGATATAGAAACCAACAGTATTAGTGACGTAAACAAAACATCTGGGTCAGAACGTGATGACAGTTGAGATTGTTGTGTTCGGTTATGCTTAAGGTGTGTAATCAAAATAATGTGTGACAAGCttctaattaaatattaaatattctaCAAATAtcctttttagttttagttttctaatgttattctgcatcaattgagtaatttaatattggttttatttttatttgtattgtgaaaattgtattgttaaatgtcgatgatttatgtactaaggactttcaacggaaacaagaccgcaagggcttttttgaaatgctcctcttagacaggatgtttgactttatttgtactgtaatacatgctactgtgtgactgtacttgtactctatcattctatctaataaatatattcatcatcatcatcatcatttaacgCTTAATCTTCTGACATAAGACATGTGAGTACTAACATGAGCACAGAGCAGGTGATTCTGGAAGATTGTTTAACACAGTGCCTGGAATCTGGGAAGAAAGAGATGagccattaaaatgaaaataatgaaatgaataaaataaaatatgactaATAGACTATATTTCCACCAGTGCTCTTCGTCTTAACCTTTTCTGTCAAAAGAAGAACGTGTCAAGTCAACActttagattaaaataaaaataaatggaaacttTGGACTCTCCAGTCTGCATGGCTGCAAAAGAGTACAGTATTTACTCTGTCACTGACAAACCGGTCCAACAGATGACAACCTGGAGGTAATTACATAAACAAACAACcgaacaaagaaagaaacacaaacatgaagtCTATGAGGCTGACATTTGCCTCGAACGCACTGATAAtgcagatgaaggacagaaaggcggggcggggcggggcagcAACCTGGTCAGAcgtcactttattttatttctttagtaaaaaaataaaaatccaaaccCGCGACTTTTGTTCCGGCAGAGCGCCAcgtagtatttttatttttggtttttctccTTTTACGGCTTTAATAATGACGCGACCGTTACTGTGATGCGTCTGCCCGCTTCCACAGACGGAGCGCCTCCTCCTCGCTTTCTCTTCCGGGTACTGATGCTTCCATACCGCGGCACCAGGAGGATGTTGCTGACGCGCTGCTGTTTCAGACCCGTCGATCTGAGCTGGCTGCAGGATCCCACGAGTTCTGCACCCTTTTCTTGAGTTTTTGAATGCTTGATATGATGAATATTGTCGTAATAGCGTTGTTATTAAATATGGGGAGCCATGTGTCTATAATGTATAATGTGCGGTAAACAGAATATCTAGTGGAGGTAGGTCAGACTTTAGATGCTGATTAAACGAACAGATGTGTAtctgtatttattatattggTGTAGAATCTCGGTTTTGCGTCGGCTGacgtatgtctgtgtgtgtgatttacagTGAAACTGTTCTTTATTCTTAGCTCAACTCTTGTGCTGTTTCAGACCGAGATGCTCCACGGCTCAAATATCCTGGGGCCCGAGAGGCCCCTGGTCATGAAGATGTCATTCACCTCCTGCGTTCAGGGTACTGTGTTCCTGCCTCTGGTCGGACTAATAACTTGTGTCTTCATATCCTCcgtttttcattttgatgaatCCACTGGAACACACTGCCAGGTAACAGTGGCAGGTgcctcttattttattttttttgtgccacATTTCTGCACTAAATAATAGATCATTACCATGTGCTTCCAGGTCCCTAATTACCTGCCGTCTATCAGTGCCTCCATAAGTCTGAGTCCTGAGTGCCATATCTGGCGATTCTGCATTGGATTGCACTCAGCGCCAAGGTTCCTGGTTGCCTTTACCTACTTCAGATTTTACAAGACGCGGTTTGCCTCAAAGTTCCCAGAGAGTCCACTCAGCTGCTTGAACCTGGCCTTTTCTATTTCTGAGAACCttggcctcctgctcctcacatATGTATCATCCAGTGAAACATATTGTGAGTAATTTCGAAAAAAGTGACAGTTATaacattgatttgtttattACACACAGTAGTTATATTAAAGTAAGAAGCAATTGTCTTTTCTACCTTAAATTTCTCTCTTTGCTTTTACTCTTCAGTTGTGCATAAGGAAGGATTTGTCCTCTTCGTTATTAGTTCCCTCATCTACATGATGATAACGTGCCGTTTATGGAAGGCTATTAAGGAGTATTCTTTAAATCCTGATGTAAGAAACGCTGAATCCCACACACAGACTGAAATCACCCGGAAAACCTGAAATCAAGGCATTCTCTATAattcattaatatttttttcccctcctttatACTGCAGGTTGCCAAATCTCACCACTGGAAAGTTCGTCTTTTCGGTCTCAATCTGTCTTTCTGTGCTTTTGCTGGCTTCTTCTATTGGAAACACAACATGTACTGTGAGTCAGGAAGTAAGTAAATCAGCTCTATTGTATTTACTTAACCTATAAGCAGGTGATAATTGTGCTCAACCATGTCTCCTATTTCCTTATTTTCACAGGTTACACACTTTTTGCTCTGTTTGAGTATCTCGTTGTTTTCTCCAACATGGCATTCCATCTCACAGCAGTGTGGGACTTCAAGAGCCGGGAGGTCTtgctcatttcctcctctgaagACAAAGACTTCTGACTAGAAACTCAAGGAATAAGTGCTGAATGTATAACCACTACCCATAATAACAGCCTTCATCTTGTTCAAGAGGAAGAGCTGGGTGGAGTTTTTTACCATACATGCCCGTGATGATAATAGCTCCAGAGTTGTGAGAGTAGAGGTCAGACGTGTTTGAAAAAGACATGCATCTGTGTTACTGTATGGTCCTTTCAGTTCAGTTCTGTGCAATGTCTGCCTGATGCATGGATGACCTTACCTAAATATGACTCTCCCTAAGCCCCATAAAGTTTTAATAATtgatcaaatgtaaataaaaagagAATAATGTGTAGTTTGTGTTTCAAACTATAAATTAATCTCTGAAAAAATGACTTTATAAGCTACTTTTTTAATATATCAATCTTTTGACCTGCCACAAGAATGTAcagtaatgcatttaaatgaaaatatctcAAATCTGTGAtttttcagtgagattaaaaGGAGCCAAATTTTTTAATCGCTTGACAGCACAAAATGTTACCATATTTAGTTAATATTCCACTCCGTAGTATCACCAAAATGCATTACGACATAGAAATCTCTTCTGAATCCCACCCTGATTAAACAAGAACTGAATAAATGGTCACATTTTCTCTTGAAAATAACTTCCAGGGTTATggcttgtttattttgtgtatttgtcgTTTACTGATAAGATAGGCTTCCCAGCATCAGAGAGACAAACATGGTTGATTAAATTGTTCCAATATTGATGTTTCCTACTATTATTATATTGTAGATTGCAATATGCCATACTCATACATATACAATCCAACTCGGCAGTGACTTAGTGGGTTGGAACATGAGTTCGGAACCTGTTTTCAACGGTTCAAGTCCTGGCCCAGAAGAAAACACGGAGTGACTGGAAACACCAGTGACTGGTTACTGGAGAGGGCCCAGTGCCCTTGAGCGAGGCACTGACCTCAAATGCTCCGGGCACACCAATCATGGGTGCAATCCTGAATGAATTGcaggcttgtccagggtgtacactTCCTCTCGCCCaaagactgctgggatagactccagcactAACTGTGAGCTGGTTATGGATATAGCGGTTAAGAACATTTATGacaaattaatatatattttaaacagcCTCCAATAACTAATGTGTTACTCTTTAATAGTaagttattgattattgataccAGGGCTATATATGAACAGTATCTCAATGTGactaaataattatttgtactgtatgtaatttcatatttacatgtttatttgtCAACGTTTGACAAAGTCACTCACAAGGAAATGTTTATCATAGCCCATCCTTCACAGCAGGCAGCCTCCTGTAGAGTTCATTTGATGTAATTTTCCTTTAACCATATGACTCCTACAATTACAACAACCGCCTtgtcctttttgtctttttctcaaTAAATTTGCCAGACAATGCTCcgtatttattaattttgaaTTTTCAACAGGTTTCTCTTTAACTACCCTTCTGGCGTATGCGTGGACTGGCTTTAACAATCCGGAAGATGGCAAActacagaaatgaaaaaaatatattaaaagtgATATAAATCAGAACTCTAGGGGGAGACACTTGTTGACGATGCGCAGGAGCCGTAGAAGAAGACGAGCACCTTGTCCACGTTCTGCGGTTTTTTGTTCAGTCGGTCGGGGGAGATCTTTAATGGGAGGCGGAGTTCACCGAGCCTCGACTCCGGGTGACCAGGCAGCTGCTGCAATGTTCACACGGGGCAGGAACTAACAACCTCCTGGCTCTGATACATGACAGGTAACTTTATCTGTTAGCATTAGGCTCTCAGTAACATTACAATGTAGCCTAGCTAAAACTACACTTAACGCCCCCTGTGTTACTTGCGGCGTCTTGCGGCTAGCTTATCGTCAATTGCATGAATGTTcctctgcaaaaaaagaaaatgcaggcaGTCGACACAAACATAGACTAAAAAATGATGAAT
This genomic window contains:
- the LOC137914642 gene encoding post-GPI attachment to proteins factor 2-like; its protein translation is MLHGSNILGPERPLVMKMSFTSCVQGTVFLPLVGLITCVFISSVFHFDESTGTHCQVPNYLPSISASISLSPECHIWRFCIGLHSAPRFLVAFTYFRFYKTRFASKFPESPLSCLNLAFSISENLGLLLLTYVSSSETYFVHKEGFVLFVISSLIYMMITCRLWKAIKEYSLNPDVAKSHHWKVRLFGLNLSFCAFAGFFYWKHNMYCESGSYTLFALFEYLVVFSNMAFHLTAVWDFKSREVLLISSSEDKDF